A window of Bacillus sp. DX3.1 genomic DNA:
TTGGAAGGAACTTGTAGAAATTGGTGGCGAAAATTTTTCACATGTAACAATTTCAGGTGGTAATCCAGTGTTATTAAAAAATCTTGAGGCTTTTCTTTCTTTATTAAAAGAAAAGCAGATTCGCACAGCCATCGAGACGCAAGGAAGCAAATGGCAAGGTTGGTTGCTTGATATTGATGAAGTGACAATCTCACCAAAGCCGCCAAGTTCACAGATGAAAACAGATTTTGTGATGTTAGATTCTGTTATTGAAAGATTAACAGGAAAAGATTTTAGTTTAAAGGTTGTTGTATTTGATGATCGTGATTTTGATTATGCGATAAAAGTACATGTGCGTTATCCACATGTGCCGTTTTTCTTGCAAGTTGGAAATGATGATACAAAAACAACGGACGATACAGTGTTAATTGGGCGGTTGCTACAACAATATGAATGGCTCATTGAAAAAGCTGTACATTGTAAAGAGATGAATGATGCAAAAGTATTACCTCAGCTTCACGCGCTAGTGTGGGGCAATAAACGAGGGGTATAAAGTGAAACTTTGATCAGTTGGGGTATTACTGCCCGCAAATAGCGAGATAAAGAGAAATACGAACTTGGTGATTGGAAAAGATCCGAGCATGATATAGAGTACATGAAGTATAGGATAGAAGGGATGCATTGAAAATGACAGGAAGATTAGATGAAGATTTAAAAGATGTAACGTTACTTGGAAATCAAAATACAAAATATTTATTTGAATATAGCCCAGAAATTTTAGAGACATTTGATAATAATCACCCAAACCGTGATTATTTTGTGAAATTTAACTGTCCTGAATTTACAAGCTTATGTCCAAAAACAGGACAACCGGATTTTGCGACAATTTATATTAGTTATATCCCGGAACAAAAAATGGTGGAAAGTAAGTCATTAAAATTATATTTATTTAGTTTCCGTAATCATGGGGATTTTCATGAAGATTGTATGAATGTTATTATGAATGATTTAATCAAATTGATGGACCCACGCTATATTGAAGTATGGGGCAAATTCACACCACGTGGTGGTATTTCTATTGATCCATATTGCAACTATGGCCGCCCTGGCACAAAGTATGAAAAAATGGCAGATTATCGCATGATGAATCATGATCTATATCCTGAAACAGTAGATAATCGCTAATGAAAAAGGATCTGTATGTAGCATACAGATCCTTTTTTCTATTATATTATGCATGTTGATTAATAACTGTATAGTTTTTATGATTTACAACTGTAAGAGGTTCCATATCTAGTTCTCTAAAATTCTCCATAATTGTTATATCAACAATAACAGAGTTTTTATTTACTTTTTGAACGCGACCTTGCATTCCACCTTTAAATTCAATGATATCTCCAGTTTCTGCGATTTTCATAAGCAACTCTCCTTGTTACAGTTTTGCGAAAAGAACAAGTTTGTTCTTTTTTATTTCCCTTTATTTTGAACTATATTCCCTTGTTTGTAAATGTTTCCATGAGAAGTTTTCAAAAAATAGACATTTTTCATAAGAAATGTATGATTTTTATATTTTGTGAGGGTATCGTGATAAGGAATGATTATATCAAGATATAGGAGTATAATAAATCAGGGGCGGTAAAATGATATTTAAAATTTTTGGAAGTGTAGGAGTGGTTCTTTTATTTTTATTTTCATATAAGCAATTAAAAATAATTCGTATGCATGAAACCAGTACTTATTTTGATGGGCTAGATGGTGTGCATGCTTCCATAAATCATGGTAGCGGTGCGGATATGTAAAGAGTATGACTTTCTCTTTCTCCGTGGTATGATGACAATAAGAAAAAGCACATAATAAAAAGCACATAATAATACAGGTGATGAGCGTTGAATGGAGAGTGGAGAAAATGCAAATTTCTTTTATTCGTCACGGCCGCTCGAATCGTGTTACAGAATCAATGACAGCTCCAGTGTTTCACGAATGGATGAAGCAGTATGATTTGAATGGTGTGGTAAAAGGGACTGACGTACCAATTGAGACGATCGAAGCGATTGAATCTGCAAAGCTCATCGTAACGAGTGATCAAAAACGAGCGGTACAATCAGCGGCGGAATTAACAGATTCACTTTCTTTTATACAAAGCTCACTTTTTCGAGAGGCAGAAGTACCGTCTAGGTTTCTTGTCCCTAAATGGGTGAAATGTAAGCCTGAAGTATGGATTTTTTTAGGGCGTACATTTTGGATGATTGGATATTCTAAAGATGTTGAATCATACCGAGAAGTACGAGGAAGAGCGAAACAAGCGGCAGATACGTTAGTTGGTTATGCGATGGTACATGCGCATGTTGCACTTGTGGGGCATAGTTACTTTAATATGATGATTGGTGCAGAACTGCGAGCTAGAGGATGGTCTGGACCGCCCATTTTTCATAGGAAACCATGGAGCTGTACAGTATATACATTTCATGAAGCGATGAACGGAAATGTATTGAATACCAATTTCACATAAAAGCACACGATTTAAATAAAGAATCGTGTGCTTTTTATTTTAAGAGACGAAAGCTTTTTTATATAGTGGTTTTACTAGATGAACATAGGGTTCTCCGACAAGCATAACTGTTTTATCTTCTTGGTAGCCAAGCTTTTTATATAAAGAGAAAGCTCGTTTGTTTTCTAAATTTACAAGCAATGCAATTTTCTCATAGCCTTTTTCATATGCGGCAATTTCTGCTGCTTTAATTAGTTTTGATCCAATGCCTTGTCCGCCATATGCTTTTGAAACAGATAATGTATCAATGTAATATTCATCAAGATCGGCTTCTTTTTCTAGTGTAATAGTTGAATCCTGTTGATTCTTTCGTAAGTGTTTGATGATTGGAGTATCCAGTTGCTCTGCATCACTACCATGATAGGCTACGATGATTCCAACTGCTGTTCCATCTTGTTCTTCAACGAAACAGTTCTCATAGCTAAGTCGATTTCCTTTTTTTGAAAACCAAGATTCAAGCCCTGCCAATACTTCCATTTCAGTTGTGCCACCTGTTATTTTTTCAGCAATTTCGTGCAGAGCGTTGTACAATAAAGGTGATATTGCTTTTGCATCTGTCTTTGTTGCTTTCCGAATCATTACTATCCCTCCTAGTTGTCTATTCTTATTGTAACATAAAATAAAATTTCAACCAATGACTCGGAAATTTGTTAAAGTATATAAGATGAACTTGCTATTTCAGTAGTTCGGTGTAGGGGAACTGCTATGTTAGTATATGATAGTTGCTGTAAATGTCAGAAATTTAACATTGTCGACCTGTAGAAGATAAGATACAATAAAATATTGCAGAGAGGTGAAATACATGGATAAACAATTAGCAAATACAATTTTAGATCAACTGAAAAATGGCGAGATAGAAGAGTATGTTGCACCAGAGGATGTATTTTATACATTTCGTGACGTTTTAGTAAATCGAGAAGATTTTAAACATTTTAGTGGAAATGCACAGCGCGGAGGAAAAATTATTTATACATATATGGAAACACCGCGTTCTTAATAGAATGAAAAAGGAGAGGGGATTTATGGGAGAATTTAAACAAGGTATTTTGCCGCATTGGGATTACATGTGGAAAGATGGAACCGGAAGAAGATTTGTAGGGATGGTCATGTTCCCGGAGAAACGT
This region includes:
- the queE gene encoding 7-carboxy-7-deazaguanine synthase QueE, which codes for MSRVPVLEIFGPTIQGEGMVVGQKTMFIRTAGCDYSCTWCDSSFTWDGSAKEQIRQMTPEEIWKELVEIGGENFSHVTISGGNPVLLKNLEAFLSLLKEKQIRTAIETQGSKWQGWLLDIDEVTISPKPPSSQMKTDFVMLDSVIERLTGKDFSLKVVVFDDRDFDYAIKVHVRYPHVPFFLQVGNDDTKTTDDTVLIGRLLQQYEWLIEKAVHCKEMNDAKVLPQLHALVWGNKRGV
- the queF gene encoding preQ(1) synthase, which gives rise to MTGRLDEDLKDVTLLGNQNTKYLFEYSPEILETFDNNHPNRDYFVKFNCPEFTSLCPKTGQPDFATIYISYIPEQKMVESKSLKLYLFSFRNHGDFHEDCMNVIMNDLIKLMDPRYIEVWGKFTPRGGISIDPYCNYGRPGTKYEKMADYRMMNHDLYPETVDNR
- a CDS encoding DUF2187 family protein, which gives rise to MKIAETGDIIEFKGGMQGRVQKVNKNSVIVDITIMENFRELDMEPLTVVNHKNYTVINQHA
- a CDS encoding histidine phosphatase family protein, which produces MQISFIRHGRSNRVTESMTAPVFHEWMKQYDLNGVVKGTDVPIETIEAIESAKLIVTSDQKRAVQSAAELTDSLSFIQSSLFREAEVPSRFLVPKWVKCKPEVWIFLGRTFWMIGYSKDVESYREVRGRAKQAADTLVGYAMVHAHVALVGHSYFNMMIGAELRARGWSGPPIFHRKPWSCTVYTFHEAMNGNVLNTNFT
- a CDS encoding N-acetyltransferase; translated protein: MIRKATKTDAKAISPLLYNALHEIAEKITGGTTEMEVLAGLESWFSKKGNRLSYENCFVEEQDGTAVGIIVAYHGSDAEQLDTPIIKHLRKNQQDSTITLEKEADLDEYYIDTLSVSKAYGGQGIGSKLIKAAEIAAYEKGYEKIALLVNLENKRAFSLYKKLGYQEDKTVMLVGEPYVHLVKPLYKKAFVS
- a CDS encoding abortive phage infection protein, yielding MDKQLANTILDQLKNGEIEEYVAPEDVFYTFRDVLVNREDFKHFSGNAQRGGKIIYTYMETPRS